A genomic region of Pseudomonas sp. RSB 5.4 contains the following coding sequences:
- a CDS encoding NUDIX hydrolase produces the protein MFSPSFCPKCGGPDLGQQVPPGDTHERLMCRGCGYIHYVNPKIIAGCIIEQDGKYLLCQRAIPPRPGTWTLPAGFMESGETTEQAALREVWEESGVRAEIVSPYSIFSVPKISEVYIIFRALALEITGQFGPETMDYKFFAPEDIPWDKIYYPAIRQILERYIEERQAGVYGIYMGNDDSGKIHFIR, from the coding sequence ATGTTCAGCCCGAGCTTTTGCCCGAAATGCGGTGGCCCTGACCTCGGTCAGCAGGTACCGCCGGGCGATACGCACGAGCGCCTGATGTGCCGCGGCTGCGGCTACATCCACTACGTCAATCCGAAGATCATCGCCGGCTGCATTATCGAGCAGGACGGCAAATACCTCTTGTGCCAACGGGCGATCCCCCCGCGTCCGGGCACCTGGACACTGCCGGCCGGCTTCATGGAAAGCGGCGAAACCACCGAGCAGGCGGCGCTGCGTGAAGTCTGGGAAGAAAGCGGCGTGCGCGCGGAAATCGTCTCGCCCTACTCGATTTTCAGCGTGCCGAAGATCAGCGAGGTGTACATCATCTTCCGCGCCCTCGCGCTGGAGATCACCGGCCAGTTCGGCCCTGAGACCATGGACTACAAGTTCTTCGCCCCCGAAGACATTCCGTGGGACAAGATCTATTACCCGGCGATCCGGCAGATCCTCGAGCGCTATATCGAGGAGCGTCAGGCCGGGGTGTATGGGATCTATATGGGCAATGATGACAGCGGGAAAATCCACTTTATCCGCTAA
- the ribBA gene encoding bifunctional 3,4-dihydroxy-2-butanone-4-phosphate synthase/GTP cyclohydrolase II translates to MAFNSIEEILEDYRLGKMVLLVDDEDRENEGDLLLAADCCTPEAISFMAREARGLICLTLTDEHCQRLGLEQMVPSNGSVFSTAFTVSIEAAVGVTTGISAADRARTVAAAVAKDARAEDLVQPGHIFPLRAKEGGVLTRAGHTEAGCDLARLAGFTPASVIVEVMNDDGTMARRPDLEVFARKHGIRIGTIADLIHYRLSTEHTIERIGERELPTVHGTFRLITFEDRIEGGVHMAMVMGDLRREEPTLVRVHVIDPLRDLVGAEYSGPSNWTLWAALQRVAAEGHGVVVVLANHESSQALLERVPQLTQPPRQFSRSQSRIYSEVGTGAQILQNLGVGKLRHLGPPLKYAGLTGYDLEVVESIPFSE, encoded by the coding sequence ATGGCCTTCAACAGCATCGAAGAAATCCTCGAAGATTATCGCCTCGGCAAAATGGTCCTGCTGGTCGATGACGAAGATCGGGAAAACGAAGGCGACCTGCTGCTGGCCGCCGACTGCTGCACACCCGAGGCGATCAGCTTCATGGCGCGTGAGGCGCGCGGGCTGATTTGCCTGACACTGACCGACGAACACTGCCAGCGCCTGGGCCTTGAGCAAATGGTGCCGAGCAACGGCAGCGTGTTCAGCACCGCGTTTACCGTGTCGATTGAAGCGGCAGTCGGCGTCACCACCGGCATCTCTGCGGCTGACCGCGCGCGAACGGTCGCTGCCGCGGTGGCGAAAGACGCCCGTGCTGAAGACCTGGTGCAACCCGGGCACATCTTCCCGCTGCGCGCCAAGGAAGGCGGCGTGCTGACCCGCGCCGGCCACACCGAGGCCGGATGCGATCTGGCGCGCCTCGCCGGTTTCACCCCGGCCTCGGTGATCGTCGAGGTGATGAACGATGACGGCACCATGGCTCGCCGGCCCGATCTGGAAGTGTTTGCGCGCAAGCACGGGATCAGGATCGGCACCATCGCTGACCTGATCCACTACCGTCTGAGCACCGAGCACACCATTGAACGCATCGGCGAGCGTGAACTGCCGACGGTGCATGGCACTTTCCGTTTGATCACTTTCGAAGACCGCATCGAGGGTGGCGTGCACATGGCGATGGTCATGGGCGATCTGCGTCGCGAAGAGCCGACGCTGGTGCGCGTGCATGTGATCGATCCGCTGCGTGATCTGGTCGGCGCCGAATACAGCGGGCCGAGCAACTGGACGCTGTGGGCGGCGCTGCAGCGGGTCGCGGCTGAAGGGCACGGGGTTGTGGTGGTGTTGGCCAATCATGAATCGTCCCAGGCGCTGCTGGAGCGCGTGCCGCAATTGACCCAGCCGCCGCGACAGTTCAGTCGTTCGCAATCGCGGATTTATTCGGAGGTCGGTACCGGGGCGCAGATTCTGCAGAACCTGGGGGTGGGCAAGCTGCGGCATCTGGGGCCGCCACTCAAATATGCGGGGCTGACCGGGTATGACCTGGAGGTGGTAGAGAGTATCCCCTTCAGCGAATAA
- a CDS encoding DUF1330 domain-containing protein has protein sequence MKAYWIAHVDVDDAEHYSQYTQRAPKAFAEFGAKFLARGGRSQAVEGRATPQRSVVIEFESYEQALACYHSAAYQEAKRYREEWARAEIVIVEGIAPL, from the coding sequence ATGAAGGCGTACTGGATTGCCCACGTGGATGTCGACGATGCCGAGCACTACAGCCAATACACCCAGCGCGCACCGAAGGCGTTTGCCGAATTCGGCGCCAAGTTTCTGGCCAGGGGCGGGCGCAGCCAGGCGGTGGAGGGCAGGGCTACGCCTCAGCGTAGCGTGGTGATCGAGTTCGAGAGCTACGAGCAGGCGCTGGCGTGCTACCACTCGGCGGCGTATCAGGAGGCGAAACGTTATCGCGAGGAATGGGCGAGGGCGGAGATCGTCATTGTCGAGGGCATTGCTCCACTTTAA
- a CDS encoding ABC transporter substrate-binding protein produces MVLNKAATAILFAGLLSVTGQAAMAAESVNFVSWGGSTQDAQKQAWADPFSKASGITVVQDGPTDYGKLKAMVESGNVQWDVVDVEADFALRAAAEGLLEPLDFKVIQRDKIDPRFVSDYGVGSFFFSFVLGYNEGKLGAAKPQDWTALFDTKTYPGKRALYKWPSPGVLELALLADGVPADKLYPLDLDRAFKKLDTIKKDIVWWGGGAQSQQLLASGEASMGQFWNGRIHALQEDGAPVGVSWKQNLVMADILVIPKGSKNKDAAMKFLANASSAKGQADFSNLTAYAPVNVDSVARLDSVLAPNLPTAYAKDQITLDFAYWAKNGQAIATRWNEWLVK; encoded by the coding sequence ATGGTGTTGAACAAAGCTGCAACCGCAATCCTTTTTGCGGGACTGCTGAGCGTGACCGGCCAGGCTGCAATGGCCGCCGAAAGCGTGAACTTCGTCAGCTGGGGCGGTAGCACCCAGGATGCGCAGAAACAGGCCTGGGCCGATCCGTTCAGCAAAGCCAGCGGCATCACCGTGGTGCAGGACGGCCCGACCGACTACGGCAAACTCAAGGCCATGGTCGAAAGCGGCAACGTGCAATGGGACGTGGTCGATGTCGAAGCCGATTTCGCCCTGCGCGCCGCGGCCGAAGGCCTGCTCGAACCCCTCGACTTCAAAGTCATTCAGCGCGACAAGATCGACCCGCGTTTCGTCAGCGATTACGGCGTCGGCTCGTTCTTCTTCTCCTTCGTCCTCGGCTACAACGAAGGCAAGCTCGGCGCGGCCAAGCCGCAAGACTGGACCGCGCTGTTCGACACCAAGACCTACCCCGGCAAACGCGCCCTGTACAAATGGCCAAGCCCCGGCGTGCTCGAACTGGCGCTGCTGGCCGACGGCGTGCCGGCCGACAAGCTCTACCCGCTGGACCTTGATCGCGCCTTCAAGAAACTCGACACCATCAAGAAAGACATCGTCTGGTGGGGCGGCGGCGCGCAGTCGCAGCAACTGCTGGCCTCCGGTGAAGCGAGCATGGGCCAGTTCTGGAACGGCCGCATTCACGCCCTGCAGGAAGACGGCGCCCCCGTCGGCGTGAGCTGGAAACAGAACCTGGTCATGGCCGACATTCTGGTGATTCCAAAAGGCTCGAAAAACAAGGACGCGGCGATGAAGTTCCTGGCCAATGCCAGCAGTGCCAAAGGCCAGGCCGACTTCTCCAACCTGACCGCCTACGCCCCGGTCAACGTCGACAGCGTGGCGCGCCTGGACTCGGTGCTGGCCCCGAACCTGCCGACTGCCTACGCTAAGGATCAGATCACTCTTGATTTCGCGTACTGGGCCAAGAACGGTCAAGCCATCGCGACACGGTGGAACGAATGGCTGGTCAAATGA
- a CDS encoding ABC transporter permease, producing MKMAATASRPSTATGSATSAAGPATGKASAMAQAPSLRQRWRGAGNLVPALLFLGLFFLAPLIGLLLRGVLEPTPGLGNYEQLFANSAYARVLLNTFSVAGLVTIFSLLLGFPLAWAITLVPRGWGRWILNIVLLSMWTSLLARTYSWLVLLQASGVINKALMALGIIDQPLEMVHNLTGVVIGMSYIMIPFIVLPLQATMQAIDPMILQAGSICGASPWTNFFRVFLPLCRPGLASGGLMVFVMSLGYYVTPALLGGAQNMMLPEFIIQQVQSFLNWGLASAGAALLIAITLVLFYFYLKLQPESPVGASNAR from the coding sequence ATGAAAATGGCGGCCACCGCGTCCCGTCCCTCCACTGCCACCGGGAGCGCCACGAGCGCTGCCGGTCCGGCCACAGGCAAGGCGAGTGCAATGGCGCAAGCCCCGTCCCTCAGACAACGCTGGCGCGGCGCCGGCAACCTCGTCCCGGCACTGCTGTTCCTCGGCCTGTTCTTTCTCGCGCCGTTGATTGGCCTGCTGTTGCGCGGCGTGCTGGAACCGACCCCGGGCCTTGGCAACTATGAACAACTGTTCGCCAACTCGGCGTATGCACGGGTGCTGCTCAACACCTTTTCGGTGGCCGGACTGGTAACGATTTTCAGCCTGTTGCTGGGCTTTCCGCTGGCCTGGGCGATCACCCTGGTACCGCGCGGCTGGGGCCGCTGGATTCTCAACATCGTGTTGCTGTCGATGTGGACCAGCCTGCTCGCCCGCACCTATTCGTGGCTGGTGCTGCTGCAAGCCTCGGGCGTGATCAACAAGGCGCTGATGGCGCTGGGGATCATCGATCAGCCGCTGGAAATGGTGCACAACCTGACCGGCGTGGTGATCGGCATGAGTTACATCATGATCCCGTTCATCGTCCTGCCGTTGCAGGCGACCATGCAGGCCATCGACCCGATGATCCTGCAGGCCGGCTCGATCTGCGGCGCGAGTCCCTGGACCAATTTCTTCCGGGTGTTCCTGCCGCTGTGCCGGCCGGGTCTGGCATCCGGCGGGTTGATGGTGTTCGTGATGTCGCTCGGGTACTACGTCACCCCGGCGCTGCTCGGCGGGGCGCAGAACATGATGCTGCCGGAGTTCATCATTCAGCAGGTGCAATCGTTCCTCAACTGGGGCCTGGCCAGTGCCGGCGCCGCGTTGCTGATCGCGATCACCCTGGTGCTGTTCTACTTCTACCTGAAGCTTCAGCCGGAATCCCCGGTTGGCGCCAGCAACGCGAGGTAA